One segment of Fusarium oxysporum f. sp. lycopersici 4287 chromosome 7, whole genome shotgun sequence DNA contains the following:
- a CDS encoding chitin synthase (At least one base has a quality score < 10) translates to MAYNGRDQEYGGHALQDLPAGGSQYHLPPQENDEEQGRGLLNSGYDQDRLGARTPPDRPVSAYSLTESYAPGASSTMPGQGPTGYGDGGSFGQFGNLDAAAPFPRPDSAFDPEDSWVERQQQPQMGGGLGRSKTRKIKLVQGSVLSIDYPVPSAIKNAVQPQYRDAESGTEEFHKMRYTAATCDPNDFTLKNGYDLRPRMYNRHTELLIAITYYNEDKVLLARTLHHTMQNIRDIVNLKKSTFWNKGGPAWQKIVVCLVFDGIDKADKNTLDVLATVGVYQDGVIKKDVDGKETVAHIFEYTSQLSVTPNQQLIRPTNEGSQNLPPVQMIFCLKQKNTKKINSHRWLFNAFGRILNPEGNRWYEHFQEEHVLGEDRILCFELVAKAGQKWHLSYIKAAKGETDVPEGAAEFISQRRRWLNGSFAATLYSLMHFGRMYKSGHNIIRMFFLHIQLIYTTLNTLFAWFSLGSYWLTTSVIMDLVGTPNATSGVHAWPFGDTGTPVVNALLQYLYLAFVMLQFILALGNRPKGSKFTYIASFMVFSLIQGYILVLSAYLVVRAFDTPIGDQISFASTDAFLDSFFGGSSAGGVILVALITIYGLNFVASFMYLDPWHMFHSFPYYLLLMSTYINILMVYAFNNWHDVSWGTKGSDKAEALPSAHVTKGEKNEVVVEEVEKEQEDIDSQFEQTVRRALAPFKEEEEVEKADVEDGYKSFRTGLVVSWLFGNILLIVCITSDKFDNLGWGEPATDRKAHYFQFLLYATAVLSLVRFAGFLWFLGRTGIMCCFSRR, encoded by the exons ATGGCGTACAATGGCCGTGATCAGGAGTATGGAGGACATGCTTTGCAGGACCTTCCTGCTGGCGGAAGC CAGTACCATCTCCCCCCTCAAGAGAACGACGAGGAGCAGGGCCGTGGCCTCTTGAACTCGGGTTACGACCAAGATCGACTTGGCGCCCGCACTCCCCCCGACCGCCCCGTCTCTGCTTACAGTCTCACTGAGTCCTATGCCCCTGGAGCCTCGTCAACCATGCCTGGCCAGGGACCTACTGGATATGGTGATGGAGGCAGCTTTGGTCAGTTTGGTAACCTTGACGCCGCTGCCCCTTTCCCTCGCCCCGACTCTGCCTTCGATCCCGAAGACAGCTGGGTTGagcgacagcagcagcctcagaTGGGCGGTGGTCTTGGCCGCTCGAAAACCCGAAAGATCAAGCTGGTTCAGGGTTCAGTTCTGAGCATTGATTACCCTGTGCCAAGTGCGATCAAGAATGCTGTCCAGCCTCAGTATCGCGACGCTGAGAGTGGTACCGAAGAGTTCCATAAGATGCGATATACCGCTGCCACCTGTGATCCCAACGACTTCACACTCAAGAACGGTTACGATTTGCGACCTCGCATGTACAACCGACACACTGAGTTGCTGATCGCCATTACATACTATAACGAAGACAAGGTTCTTCTCGCACGAACACTGCATCACACCATGCAGAACATCCGCGACATCGTCAACCTGAAGAAGTCGACCTTCTGGAACAAGGGCGGCCCAGCTTGGCAGAAGATCGTTGTATGCTTGGTTTTCGATGGTATCGACAAGGCTGACAAGAACACCCTGGATGTCCTTGCCACTGTCGGCGTGTACCAGGACGGTGTTATCAAGAAGGATGTCGACGGCAAGGAGACTGTTGCTCACATCTTCGAATACACCAGCCAGCTTTCCGTCACGCCCAACCAGCAGCTTATTCGACCCACAAACGAAGGCTCACAGAACTTGCCACCAGTTCAGATGATCTTCTGTTTGAAGCAGaagaacaccaagaagaTTAACTCGCATCGATGGTTGTTCAACGCCTTCGGCCGTATCTTGAATCCTGAG GGTAATCGATGGTATGAACAttttcaagaagaacatgttCTTGGCGAGGATCGTATTCTTTGTTTTGAGCTGGTCGCCAAGGCTGGCCAGAAGTGGCACTTGTCCTAtatcaaggctgccaagggTGAAACAGATGTGCCCGAGGGTGCAGCTGAATTCATTAGTCAACGTCGACGATGGCTCAACGGTTCATTCGCTGCCACACTATACTCACTGATGCATTTCGGACGAATGTACAAGTCGGGTCATAACATCATCCGCATGTTTTTCCTCCACATTCAACTCATCTACACCACTCTCAACACTCTCTTCGCATGGTTCTCTCTTGGTTCTTATTGGCTTACAACATCCGTTATCATGGATCTTGTGGGTACTCCCAACGCTACGTCCGGTGTTCACGCCTGGCCATTCGGCGACACGGGTACACCTGTCGTCAATGCCCTGCTTCAGTACCTCTACTTAGCCTTCGTCATGCTCCAGTTCATTCTGGCTCTTGGTAACAGGCCCAAGGGCTCCAAGTTCACATACATCGCTTCCTTCATGGTCTTCAGTCTCATTCAGGGTTACATCCTGGTTCTTTCAGCCTACCTGGTTGTTCGTGCTTTTGACACGCCCATTGGAGACCAGATCTCGTTCGCCTCGACCGACGCTTTCCTTGACAGTTTCTTTGGTGGTTCAAGCGCTGGAGGTGTTATTTTAGTCGCTCTTATCACCATCTATGGACTCAATTTTGTTGCCTCGTTCATGTACCTCGATCCCTGGCACATGTTCCACTCCTTCCCCTACTATCTACTTCTCATGTCGACTTACATCAACATTCTCATGGTTTATGCCTTCAACAACTGGCACGATGTCTCCTGGGGTACCAAGGGCTCAGACAAGGCTGAGGCACTTCCCTCTGCCCACGTCACCAAGGGTGAGAAGAACGAGGTTGTTGTCgaggaagttgagaaggagcaggaggataTCGACAGTCAATTCGAGCAGACTGTCCGCCGAGCTCTTGCTCCCttcaaggaggaggaagaggttgagaaggccgatgttgaggatggttACAAGTCTTTCCGAACAGGACTCGTCGTCAGCTGGTTGTTCGGAAACATTCTCCTTATTGTCTGCATTACCAGCGACAAGTTTGATAACCTCGGATGGGGT GAACCTGCCACAGATCGCAAGGCGCATTACTTCCAGTTCCTTCTGTACGCTACTGCCGTGCTCTCGCTCGTTCGTTTTGCCGGTTTCTTGTGGTTCCTGGGCAGGACTGGTATCATGTGCTGTTTTTCGAGACGATAA
- a CDS encoding protein Ras-2 (At least one base has a quality score < 10) has product MAGRMVLYKLVVLGDGGVGKTALTIQLCLQHFVETYDPTIEDSYRKQVVIDSQPCMLEVLDTAGQEEYTALRDQWIRDGEGFVLVYSISSRSSFTRIKRFHHQIQRVKESCASSPSYPGSPISAANPQLPVPIMLVGNKSDRVTEREVSTQEGHALARELGCEFVEASAKNCINVEKAFYDVVRILRRQRQQASRPSERSSGRTRTGNGDARGGDRDERHRNRNKDRSKSKCVVL; this is encoded by the exons atggctggccGAATGGTGCTATACAAGTTGGTGGTTCTGGGAGATGGTGGTGTGGGAAAGACAGCTCTTACCATTCAGCTATGTTTGCAGCACTTTGTTGAGACT TACGACCCCACGATCGAGGATTCATACCGAAAGCAGGTTGTCATCGATAGCCAACCTTGCATGCTCGAAGTACTCGATACCGCTGGGCAGGAGGAATATACGGCACTACGGGATCAATGGATCCGTGATGGCGAAGGCTTCGTTCTTGTTTACAGCATCTCATCACGATCCTCCTTCACTCGCATCAAACGATTTCACCATCAGATCCAACGAGTCAAAGAATCGTGCGCTTCGTCGCCGTCTTATCCCGGGTCTCCTATCTCCGCTGCAAACCCGCAGTTGCCCGTGCCCATTATGCTTGTCGGTAACAAGAGCGACCGAGTCACTGAGAGAGAGGTCTCAACGCAAGAAGGTCATGCTCTCGCCCGTGAGCTCGGCTGCGAGTTTGTAGAAGCTTCGGCCAAAAATTGCATCAACGTTGAAAAGGCGTTTTACGACGTTGTTAGGATCCTACGTCGTCAACGACAACAAGCCTCACGCCCCTCGGAAAGATCGAGCGGTCGGACGCGAACAGGCAACGGAGATGCGAGGGGCGGCGATCGAGACGAAAGACACAGAAATAGGAACAAGGACCGAAGCAAGTCCAAGTGTGTGGTATTATGA